Proteins from one Bradyrhizobium roseum genomic window:
- a CDS encoding (2Fe-2S)-binding protein, producing MTQPGTATRVTRTAEIPEKIPVRLNVNGNQLDLTVAPWTTLLDALRDHLDLTGTKKGCDHGQCGACTVLVDGRRINSCLTLAVMKQGAEITTVEGLSSNGALHPLQQAFIDHDAFQCGYCTSGQICSGVGLISEGKAKTPDEIRELMSGNICRCGAYPNIVAAIQQAMERS from the coding sequence ATGACACAACCTGGCACGGCAACGCGCGTTACCCGAACCGCAGAGATCCCGGAGAAGATTCCGGTCCGGCTGAACGTCAACGGCAATCAGCTGGACCTTACGGTCGCGCCGTGGACAACGCTGCTCGACGCGCTGCGCGATCACCTCGATCTCACCGGCACCAAGAAGGGCTGCGACCACGGCCAGTGCGGCGCGTGCACGGTGCTCGTCGACGGGCGGCGGATCAATTCGTGCCTGACGCTCGCCGTGATGAAACAAGGCGCGGAGATAACCACGGTCGAGGGTCTGTCCAGCAACGGCGCGCTGCATCCGCTGCAGCAGGCCTTCATCGATCACGACGCGTTCCAATGCGGATACTGCACCTCGGGGCAGATCTGCTCGGGGGTCGGCTTGATCAGCGAAGGCAAAGCCAAAACACCCGATGAGATCCGGGAACTGATGAGCGGCAACATCTGCCGTTGCGGCGCCTATCCGAACATCGTGGCGGCGATCCAGCAGGCGATGGAGCGATCATGA
- a CDS encoding FAD binding domain-containing protein: MTPFQYTRANDVADAIKQITAEPSAKFIAGGTNLLDLIKYDVEGPARLIDISHLPLGRVEETDDGGVMVGAMVPNADLAYHPLIEKRYPLLSRAILAGASQQLRNMASTGGNLLQRTRCFYFYDATTPCNKRAPGSGCSAIDGVNRVNAILGTSESCIATHPSDMCVAMAALEATVHVAGPAGTRTIAFADFHRLPGDTPQRDTNLDPDEIITRIELPANGFSANYSYVKIRDRLSYAFALVSVAAAMEFEGDTIKDVRIALGGVAHRPWRSPAAETVLRGQRAEAGAFESAADVLLRGAKGFGHNDFKIGLARRAIIRTLGQAARGTPQSISDKRIR; this comes from the coding sequence ATGACCCCTTTCCAATATACGCGGGCCAATGACGTCGCCGACGCCATCAAGCAGATCACCGCCGAACCTTCCGCGAAATTCATTGCCGGCGGCACCAATCTGCTCGACCTCATCAAATACGACGTCGAGGGCCCTGCCCGGTTGATCGATATCTCGCACCTTCCGCTTGGCAGAGTTGAGGAGACAGATGACGGCGGCGTCATGGTCGGGGCGATGGTGCCGAACGCCGATCTCGCCTATCACCCGCTGATCGAAAAGCGCTATCCGCTGCTGTCGCGGGCAATCCTGGCGGGCGCCTCCCAGCAATTGCGCAACATGGCGTCGACCGGCGGCAATCTCCTTCAGCGGACGCGCTGCTTTTATTTTTACGATGCAACGACACCCTGCAACAAGCGCGCGCCGGGCAGCGGCTGCTCAGCCATCGACGGCGTCAACCGCGTCAATGCGATCCTCGGCACGAGCGAATCCTGCATCGCCACGCACCCTTCCGACATGTGCGTGGCGATGGCCGCACTCGAAGCCACCGTTCATGTCGCCGGCCCCGCCGGAACGCGCACCATCGCGTTTGCGGATTTCCATCGGCTGCCCGGCGACACCCCGCAGCGCGATACCAACCTCGACCCGGACGAAATCATCACGCGGATCGAGCTTCCGGCCAACGGTTTCAGCGCGAACTATTCTTACGTGAAGATTCGCGACCGTCTGTCCTATGCGTTCGCGCTGGTATCGGTCGCGGCTGCGATGGAGTTTGAGGGCGACACGATCAAGGATGTCCGCATTGCACTCGGCGGCGTCGCCCACAGGCCGTGGCGCAGCCCGGCGGCGGAAACCGTCCTGCGCGGCCAGCGCGCCGAGGCCGGCGCGTTCGAGTCCGCCGCCGACGTGCTGCTGCGCGGCGCCAAGGGTTTTGGACACAACGACTTCAAGATCGGCCTGGCGCGACGCGCGATCATCCGGACGCTCGGTCAGGCTGCGCGGGGAACGCCGCAGTCGATATCAGACAAGAGGATACGGTGA